In a genomic window of Phosphitispora fastidiosa:
- a CDS encoding phosphatase PAP2 family protein has protein sequence MTVQIMGRHIAARWFVVVFLLVICLCTVGYYLFPAASDRPPREVIGEALKNTEKAKEYEYTIKMFTTIDGTEKQVSHVDGWRESHERIHIGGRIFDSEVEFYLFDNNTYTKDQLTGEWVKLAGNQLNQQQIFMAELNPLASFTYKELEEAEYEGTEGEGREKRLVYSAVPLIDNPYMEVLWKDFRYKFWLEPRSYLVHKGEVTAVSKNNSADKLRLVVELRNYNSDIKIRPPEMKNQ, from the coding sequence ATGACAGTGCAAATCATGGGGAGACATATTGCTGCCAGGTGGTTTGTAGTTGTTTTCCTCCTGGTTATCTGCCTGTGCACTGTGGGATACTACCTGTTTCCGGCAGCTTCTGACAGACCTCCGCGGGAGGTAATCGGGGAAGCTTTGAAAAACACGGAGAAAGCAAAAGAATATGAGTATACCATCAAAATGTTCACTACCATTGACGGTACTGAAAAGCAGGTCAGCCATGTTGACGGATGGCGTGAAAGCCACGAAAGAATACACATTGGTGGCCGCATTTTTGATTCCGAAGTTGAATTCTATCTGTTTGACAATAATACTTACACCAAAGACCAGTTAACCGGTGAATGGGTTAAGCTAGCCGGAAACCAGCTTAACCAGCAGCAGATTTTCATGGCTGAGTTGAACCCCCTGGCCAGTTTCACATATAAGGAACTGGAAGAAGCAGAATATGAAGGGACCGAAGGGGAGGGACGGGAAAAAAGGCTGGTCTATTCCGCAGTTCCGCTTATTGATAACCCATATATGGAGGTGCTCTGGAAGGATTTCAGGTATAAGTTCTGGCTGGAACCCCGCAGTTATCTTGTCCATAAGGGAGAAGTCACCGCAGTCAGCAAAAACAATTCTGCTGATAAGCTTCGCCTGGTTGTTGAATTGCGGAATTATAACAGTGATATTAAGATAAGGCCTCCTGAAATGAAGAACCAATGA
- a CDS encoding methylated-DNA--[protein]-cysteine S-methyltransferase → MRQYTVFSTEAGWMGLASNDKGICASVLPRQTETEARDALFSLLRFIPDFSGSALKEMERLLQAYFRGEEVCFNCNLDWSWASPFQKRVLETTALIPRGAFMTYGEVASRIGIPKGARAVGGALAANRIPAIIPCHRVIGAKGRLGGFTGAGLQLKAHMLEMEGVKLNLSSLTPENK, encoded by the coding sequence ATGAGGCAGTATACTGTTTTTTCGACTGAGGCCGGCTGGATGGGGCTGGCGAGTAATGACAAAGGAATCTGCGCTTCTGTTCTGCCCCGGCAGACAGAGACCGAGGCAAGGGACGCGCTTTTTTCCCTGTTAAGGTTCATCCCGGATTTTTCCGGTTCTGCTCTTAAAGAGATGGAAAGGTTGCTGCAGGCTTATTTCAGGGGAGAAGAAGTATGCTTTAATTGTAACCTTGATTGGTCCTGGGCCTCCCCGTTCCAAAAAAGGGTGCTGGAAACTACCGCCCTCATTCCCAGAGGGGCATTTATGACTTATGGGGAGGTTGCTTCCCGGATAGGAATACCCAAAGGGGCGCGGGCCGTGGGAGGAGCGTTGGCAGCCAACCGGATACCTGCCATCATTCCCTGTCACCGGGTTATCGGCGCCAAGGGACGGCTGGGCGGTTTTACCGGGGCTGGGCTGCAGCTTAAAGCACATATGTTAGAAATGGAGGGAGTTAAGCTGAACCTTAGTTCGCTGACACCTGAAAACAAATGA
- a CDS encoding DUF58 domain-containing protein yields MDIGAIIKAVIWLGLVFLYAFGAGGKVPYFLFYTSLVIFAAGFVWAFINRRVSALCYTESLSTQVGSKVKFTLEVENRSGWPVPWVQCWVQMPGTFDLPDNLGCYTFSLKAHEKKVLHEELECRQRGRFSWGSILVRTGDIFGVFTSSQHMGEMKQIVVLPKIYDLGDDLGIIYSQGLGLNRGLTRRGRSGSEFMGVRKYDSGDGISRIHWKASARSQNLLVKEFEENNNYGFIIILDADEKHHRGSGPDCSLEKAVTLAASLAAMGSRNSYGTGIAVSGSQIARVPIGYGKGHFNLILETLVGVRTEAGLDCWERFSDSVFTGKRCGTYLITGFIDGNLVDRLIRMKHRGWEIVVFLLKLESFGGRDITAENRQKEALRLRGGGISVVMVDRQTDLRLLFRGLEYGNC; encoded by the coding sequence ATGGATATTGGGGCAATTATAAAAGCAGTTATCTGGTTGGGGCTGGTATTCCTTTATGCCTTTGGGGCCGGGGGGAAGGTGCCCTATTTTCTTTTTTACACCAGCCTGGTTATTTTTGCCGCCGGTTTTGTATGGGCGTTTATTAATCGCAGAGTCAGTGCGCTTTGCTATACCGAATCCCTCAGCACCCAGGTAGGTTCAAAGGTGAAATTCACACTAGAGGTTGAGAACCGTTCCGGCTGGCCTGTGCCATGGGTTCAGTGCTGGGTACAGATGCCTGGAACCTTCGACTTGCCTGATAATCTGGGCTGCTATACCTTTTCCCTGAAAGCCCATGAAAAGAAGGTTCTCCATGAAGAACTTGAATGCAGGCAGCGAGGCCGGTTTAGCTGGGGGAGCATACTGGTGCGCACCGGTGATATATTTGGTGTTTTTACCAGCTCACAGCATATGGGAGAAATGAAACAAATAGTTGTTTTGCCTAAAATATATGACCTGGGTGATGACCTGGGGATTATTTACTCACAGGGGTTAGGCTTAAATCGTGGTCTAACCAGGAGGGGACGCAGCGGCAGTGAATTTATGGGAGTTAGAAAATATGACAGCGGTGACGGTATCTCCAGAATCCATTGGAAGGCTTCAGCCAGATCTCAGAACCTGCTGGTAAAGGAATTTGAGGAAAATAACAATTATGGGTTTATCATAATTCTTGATGCCGATGAAAAACATCACAGAGGCAGCGGGCCCGATTGCAGCCTGGAAAAGGCAGTGACTCTTGCGGCCTCGCTGGCGGCTATGGGTTCACGAAACAGTTACGGTACAGGTATTGCTGTATCTGGGTCGCAAATTGCCCGGGTTCCCATCGGGTATGGTAAAGGCCATTTTAATCTGATTCTGGAAACACTGGTCGGCGTCAGGACTGAAGCCGGTCTTGATTGCTGGGAGAGGTTCAGTGACTCTGTTTTCACGGGAAAGCGATGTGGTACATATTTGATAACGGGTTTTATTGATGGCAATCTGGTTGATCGGCTTATCAGGATGAAGCACCGTGGCTGGGAAATTGTTGTTTTTCTATTGAAACTGGAGAGCTTCGGCGGGCGGGACATCACGGCTGAGAACAGGCAGAAAGAAGCGCTTCGCCTGCGGGGCGGGGGCATATCTGTAGTTATGGTGGACAGGCAGACAGACCTGCGTTTGCTGTTTAGGGGGCTGGAGTATGGCAACTGCTAA
- a CDS encoding HD domain-containing protein, with protein sequence MLIGFEEIKKDAEIDSYFKATNVYLANMGAIVHDYEHSLTVAENSRRILEALGYPQRETELAEIAGYLHDIGNVINRYDHGRVGGALVFSFLLRMGMEPEEIAVVVSAIGNHEEQTGSPVSSVAAAVIISDKADVHRVRVRKTDFSTFTTRDRVNYAVEHSQLKIDLDLRKITMELTIDLEISSVMEYFEIFLTRMVLCRRAAAHLGCEFELLINEARFL encoded by the coding sequence CTGTTGATAGGTTTTGAAGAAATAAAAAAGGATGCCGAAATAGATTCCTATTTTAAAGCAACAAATGTTTACCTTGCCAATATGGGAGCCATAGTTCATGACTATGAGCATTCCCTTACTGTGGCTGAGAACAGCAGGCGAATTCTGGAGGCTTTGGGATATCCCCAAAGGGAAACAGAGTTGGCGGAAATTGCCGGATATCTGCATGATATTGGGAATGTGATTAACAGGTATGATCATGGCAGAGTCGGGGGCGCCCTGGTATTTTCTTTCCTGCTGCGTATGGGCATGGAACCTGAAGAAATAGCAGTAGTGGTGTCTGCTATAGGAAACCATGAGGAACAAACCGGAAGTCCGGTGAGCAGTGTAGCGGCTGCGGTTATCATTTCAGATAAAGCAGATGTGCACCGGGTGAGGGTCAGGAAAACCGATTTTTCTACGTTTACCACAAGGGACCGGGTGAATTATGCTGTAGAGCACAGCCAGCTAAAGATTGACCTTGATCTCAGGAAGATTACCATGGAACTAACCATCGACCTGGAAATCAGTTCAGTAATGGAGTATTTTGAGATTTTTCTTACCCGGATGGTTTTATGCCGGCGTGCTGCTGCTCACCTGGGGTGTGAGTTTGAACTCCTCATCAATGAGGCCAGGTTTTTATGA
- a CDS encoding AAA family ATPase, whose translation MKAIQELLEKLRQNIHTVIVGKTEVVELIMISLLCRGHMLLEDVPGMGKTMLVRTLAKSLGCAFKRIQFTPDLLPSDILGVSIYNQKTHEFEFRPGPVMAQIVLADEINRTSPRTQASLLECMEEDQITIDGVGYKLPKPFLILATQNPIEYEGTFPLPEAQMDRFLIKAHLGYPSYEEEMEILDRLEKRHPITDIKQVFDLSELINLQEKVANVHIDESLKDYIVKIVQVTRRHPEVALGASPRGSLALMKTSKAKAGLAGREFVIPDDIKFLAGSTLAHRIVLKPEAHLKGKNAEEIINEVLTQVPLDI comes from the coding sequence ATGAAGGCCATTCAGGAACTGTTGGAAAAACTCAGACAGAACATTCACACTGTTATTGTTGGGAAAACAGAGGTAGTGGAACTTATAATGATTTCTCTTTTATGCCGGGGACATATGCTGCTGGAAGATGTACCGGGAATGGGCAAGACTATGCTGGTGCGAACCCTGGCTAAGTCCCTGGGGTGTGCCTTCAAGAGGATTCAGTTCACTCCTGACCTGCTGCCTTCAGATATCCTGGGAGTTTCCATATATAATCAAAAGACTCATGAATTTGAATTCAGGCCGGGACCGGTAATGGCCCAGATAGTATTGGCAGATGAAATCAACCGGACCTCGCCGCGAACCCAGGCGAGTCTCCTGGAATGCATGGAAGAAGATCAGATTACCATTGACGGGGTCGGTTATAAGCTGCCCAAGCCGTTTTTGATCCTGGCAACACAGAATCCTATCGAATATGAGGGCACATTTCCCCTGCCGGAAGCCCAGATGGACAGATTTCTCATCAAGGCGCACCTGGGTTATCCTTCATATGAAGAAGAAATGGAAATTCTGGACCGCCTGGAAAAAAGGCATCCGATTACTGATATTAAACAGGTATTTGACCTCAGCGAACTGATAAATCTTCAGGAAAAGGTGGCCAATGTCCATATAGACGAGTCCCTTAAGGATTATATTGTCAAAATCGTACAGGTTACCAGACGCCACCCTGAAGTAGCTCTTGGAGCAAGCCCGCGGGGATCTCTGGCTCTGATGAAAACAAGTAAGGCCAAGGCCGGCCTTGCGGGACGGGAGTTTGTTATTCCAGATGATATCAAGTTCCTGGCAGGTTCTACTCTGGCTCACCGGATAGTACTGAAGCCGGAAGCGCATCTTAAGGGGAAGAATGCTGAGGAGATCATAAATGAAGTTTTGACTCAGGTTCCTCTGGATATTTAA